The following DNA comes from Castanea sativa cultivar Marrone di Chiusa Pesio chromosome 10, ASM4071231v1.
TGCTCTGGTTCTTCATCTTCAATTTGTTCCCAGTAGTTTTCAGTTACCGTTCCATCTTCATTCGCCCTGTAACCAGCACCCATGCGATAACGGCGGCGGTGAACATTCCTGGCCATTGTTATTGTCTGCACAACAAATGGTTGCCAAGAGAGGGTGCCATCCATGATCACATCCCTCCCTTCATTAAGTGCTGTCACCAGGAGGGATGATGCAGCATCAGTAGATGATTGGTGTACCTGTTTATAAACATTTTTCAGGTCATACTATGGAACTTATGCTAGAAAATATTACAATGAAGGATATTGACGTGATAAATACTTGaaatattatcaaattattgATGCACCTACTTCAGGTAAGTTTTATTTAGTATTACATCTGAAGTGGCactaaaatgagagagagagagagagagatgctaAAGTAAAGAATCTGACTGTGCCTGGGCCTTGGCTTAGGTGGTATAAGTGTGGGATGAGTATTGGGTAAGTCTTAGATTCAAAACTTACCAATCTTAAGTAAAAGAAACTGACCCAGTGATGTCTGAAGATGTAGAAGGAGATTGAAGAATAATCTGCGTACCGCGTATGGAAGCACACATTCAAAGATACTTGCGAGAATGATGTAAATGATGAACTACCACTTCAGATGAGTAATGTATTAAGGAATCAAAGGGGAACTTCTTATCATGGGCAGAAAACTTGGTCAGATGATATGTCAGGTATGTTTATGCTAGAATTGAGACTTTGTAATGTTTATACCAGTAATGTAGCTCAAGTTTATTCTACATTGGCTTTATGCTCCTCTTCTTAACtttaaaaccaaacaaacagaCTATGGTTTATGTTGAAcaggttcaaattttttttgataagtacgtTGAACAGGTTCAATTCACAAGCATATGTTTCACTTTGGAACTTTTAGGCCTAGAATGTGTCCCAGTTTTGGTTATTTAATACCATTACATTCTCCAGAGTAATTTCTATACAACCTGTAGAAAAAAGTGGGTGCTTCTGCCTATTATTCTGAGGGGGAAGAGGGTAGAGAGAGATAAAGTCTCATATCTCACCAGTTCAGCAGTCTGGAGCATGTCGACATGTCCGTGACGTCTGGAACTAAGGGCCCTAAAGATGACATCTGATTCTTTGAAGGCATCTGCTTCAATTTTTACCGCATTTCCTGCTGCTCCTGCCCAGAATGGTCTTCATCCACAAACAATCAATATCAGCTCTTGCTTTATATAATTCCaaattctctcatttttaaaatgatgtaGCAAGATGGGGATGGagtaaatattttaaatgatggCCATAGAATTGAAATAATACCTCTTACACCGGTCATTTTGAAGTTACTTACCAAAATTCAATTGCtttttaaatgtaataaaaCTTCCTTTTAGCAACTTCTGTATATTCAATTAGCTTTTCTGATCTTCAATACTCATTCGGTACAGGCACAGCTTTTGAATTCTTGAATTTTATCCCATAGTCAATTTAAAGTTATCTATGAAATTCCAATGGTGATTTCACTTTTATACATGATGTAGAAGATTCAGCTGTAAACAACTCAAGACTGATCTTAATAAATAGTTGTGACACtgttgaaaaagaaattttgatctTGGCCCTAGGATTTAGCTCAGAGCTTCAGACCACGCAAAATAATACATACACACATGCGCGCGCTcgcaaacacacacacacacacatatatctatgtatgtattgtatgtatgtatgtatatgcaTTTTGATATACATATTTGCTAGCGTCCCCTTGTAGTTTTAACTTTCTCAATTAAGGATAATGTAAGAGCTTAACAGAGAGAATTCTGAATCAAGGGTGATGTTTACAAGATAAACTTTTGACCTCTTGCAAAATTTCTTACTGCTTATGTTTAGGATTATGGAATGGATGATAATAATATTCATACTCTTTCAGAATTTCTTTCAGCACTGTGCTCTTCCCAGCTCCCATCCCACCACCCATCAGGAGGAGGACTGGACTCCTATCGCTGTGTGCCACTGGAGCCATCACCTCTGTACATCGTGAGTCATCATTTGCTATCATTCCCATTGCTTTCAGCTCCTCTACCAATGTAGAGAACACTCTAGCCACCTTCAGGTTTTTTGTCACCCTCTCAAATCTTTGTTCCCTATACCAGCAAAAAACACATGgatatttgaataatttaattctGCAAAAACAATATACTTGCATCAGTAATAATTATAATACACAACTTAgcgctattttttttttggcaaattgGATATTACTGAATTGCCAAGTAACTCTTACTACTTGGGGTGACGTGTATGTAGAGAATTCATGAGTAATTCAATTCAAATGTAAATTGTCTGCTAGTTCCATCTGCTCGTTGATTGCTTTCCTATGATCGTAACTGCTTATTACATAATTTCATCATGTTTAATACAGCAATTTCTCTGTATAAGAAAGGCCAAAGCCAAAAAGACTGAGGGGGTACGCTCTATAACAAATACAGAAACTAAAACTGGGGAAAGAAAATGGTCTTGCATTTTTTTGCATCTTTCGAAGATTTACAATAcagtttcttttacattttttatttaaaagaaggaaaatacaTGAAAAGTGGCTCTTGCATTTTCTGAGTGATAAAAGcctgaacattttttttttctgcaggAACTTGAACTCTAAAAGACACATTTCATAGAAAGAAGGCATTTGATTGAAGGGCAAGTAATATTAAGATGGGGCAGCAACAGTTTTGGGGGCAAATCAATGATAGTACAGTTTGGTTCAGAAATGACATGGGAATGGCAGACTGTATTATCTTGCTTTAATATTCTATTGTTAACATTTCATTTCGACTCCTACTAgcattttcaattatatatatatatatatatatatatatatatatatatatatatatatatatatatatatatataaaacatagaTGATGAAGATGACCACCTTGTTGCTGCCATGAAAATTTGCTTGAGCTTCCTTTTGGGCTCAGGATCAGAACTCATCACCTGAAAATTAATGTAGTATGATGAGGAAACTATTATACATAAATTATCATGCATGATTTCATTTCaacgtttttcttttctttataacCCCATAAGCCATTAGATCTTGGATACCTGACTAATCATAAGATCAGTTAGGCTCCAATGAAATGCAAAGTAACTTAGAATGCATCTCTCAAACTCCTCCACAAGCTTCACAAAAAGCGAATCTGCATCTGGTTCACTTGCAAAGAACGTATAAATATCATCCTCACATCCCTCATAT
Coding sequences within:
- the LOC142612526 gene encoding calmodulin calcium-dependent NAD kinase, with amino-acid sequence MQKDYFYSKPSFTQILVASSIGLIIAVAVHYRIRKLWVDKLAPRLILSDTRRVEKLERFPHYVARQMGFKDRRECPQLCKLASEYLRKYEGCEDDIYTFFASEPDADSLFVKLVEEFERCILSYFAFHWSLTDLMISQVMSSDPEPKRKLKQIFMAATREQRFERVTKNLKVARVFSTLVEELKAMGMIANDDSRCTEVMAPVAHSDRSPVLLLMGGGMGAGKSTVLKEILKEPFWAGAAGNAVKIEADAFKESDVIFRALSSRRHGHVDMLQTAELVHQSSTDAASSLLVTALNEGRDVIMDGTLSWQPFVVQTITMARNVHRRRYRMGAGYRANEDGTVTENYWEQIEDEEPEQVGGKKRKPYRIELVGIVCDAYLAVIRGIRRAIMCRRAVRVNSQLKSHKRFANAFLTYCQLVDNARLYCTNALEGPPKLIGWKDRDKTLLVDPDEIDCLKRVERLNENAKSIYELYKHPNPACEAGSVWKDIVLSPSRLNIQQELKYCIQRIERRK